A single region of the Ketogulonicigenium vulgare WSH-001 genome encodes:
- a CDS encoding dihydrodipicolinate synthase family protein, whose translation MSETIFTGCIPALMTPCKPDRSPDFDALVRKGQQLIAAGMSAVVYCGSMGDWPLLSDAERMEGVARLAGAGVPVIVGTGAVNTKSAVAIAAHAASVGAKGLMVIPRVLSRGPIVAAQKAHFQAVLAAAPDLPAVIYNSLYYGFATRADLFFALRAEHPNLIGFKEFGGGADLTYAAQNITSGDAGLTLMVGVDTQVCHGFINCGAKGAITGIGNALPREVLHLVALSQAAAAGDAEARRKAYELEQALLVLSSFDEGPDLVLYYKYLLVLNGNAEYALHFNESDALTPSQQAFVTTQYQLFKDWYANWAA comes from the coding sequence ATGAGCGAGACTATTTTTACCGGCTGCATCCCCGCGCTGATGACGCCGTGCAAGCCTGACCGCAGCCCCGATTTCGATGCGCTGGTGCGCAAGGGGCAGCAGTTGATCGCGGCGGGCATGTCGGCGGTCGTCTATTGTGGCTCGATGGGCGACTGGCCGCTGCTGTCGGATGCCGAGCGGATGGAGGGTGTCGCGCGCTTGGCAGGCGCGGGCGTTCCCGTGATCGTCGGCACCGGCGCGGTGAATACGAAATCTGCGGTGGCAATTGCCGCCCATGCCGCCAGCGTCGGGGCCAAGGGGTTGATGGTCATCCCGCGCGTGCTGTCGCGCGGGCCGATTGTCGCCGCGCAAAAGGCGCATTTTCAGGCGGTGCTGGCCGCCGCGCCCGATCTGCCCGCTGTCATCTATAACAGCCTGTACTATGGCTTTGCCACGCGCGCGGATCTGTTCTTTGCGCTGCGCGCGGAGCATCCGAACCTGATCGGGTTCAAGGAATTTGGCGGCGGTGCGGATCTGACCTATGCGGCGCAGAATATCACATCGGGCGATGCGGGCCTGACGCTGATGGTGGGCGTGGACACGCAGGTTTGCCACGGGTTCATCAATTGCGGCGCCAAGGGCGCGATCACCGGCATCGGCAATGCGCTGCCGCGCGAAGTGCTGCATCTGGTGGCGCTCTCGCAAGCGGCGGCGGCGGGCGATGCCGAGGCGCGCCGCAAGGCCTATGAGCTGGAACAGGCGCTGCTGGTGCTGTCCTCGTTTGATGAGGGCCCCGATTTGGTGCTGTATTACAAATACTTGCTGGTTCTGAACGGCAATGCGGAATATGCGCTGCATTTCAACGAGAGCGACGCGCTGACGCCATCGCAGCAGGCCTTTGTCACCACGCAATACCAGCTGTTCAAAGACTGGTATGCCAACTGGGCAGCCTAA
- a CDS encoding aspartate/glutamate racemase family protein, whose product MGRILVVNPNSSVDVTSGIIAALAPFGDHFEVVGMDEGPATVATEEHVARAGLAFAELAARRPDAAAFVTACFSDPGLDLARARVPQPVFGIQEAGILSALAVADRFGIVALSPASVQRHLRKLRLMGVDRRLAGELALPGVSAVASGHDPRVFDMLVDLVGQLKDRGAGAVVLGCAGMAPIRTRLEDRTGVAIIDPVIATGAMALGSLVARQAV is encoded by the coding sequence GCAGCGTCGATGTCACCTCGGGCATTATCGCGGCGCTGGCCCCGTTCGGCGATCATTTCGAGGTGGTCGGCATGGACGAAGGGCCCGCGACCGTCGCGACTGAGGAACATGTCGCCCGCGCAGGATTGGCCTTTGCCGAGCTTGCGGCGAGGCGGCCCGATGCGGCGGCTTTCGTCACGGCCTGTTTTTCGGACCCGGGCCTTGATCTGGCGCGTGCCCGCGTGCCGCAGCCGGTCTTTGGCATTCAAGAGGCTGGGATCCTTTCGGCGCTGGCCGTCGCGGATCGCTTTGGCATCGTCGCGCTGTCGCCCGCCTCGGTCCAGCGCCATCTGCGTAAGCTGCGTCTGATGGGGGTGGATCGCCGTCTTGCGGGGGAACTCGCGCTGCCGGGGGTTTCGGCCGTAGCTTCGGGGCATGATCCGCGCGTCTTTGATATGCTGGTTGATCTGGTTGGCCAGTTGAAAGATCGCGGTGCAGGGGCTGTCGTGCTGGGCTGTGCCGGTATGGCGCCGATCCGCACGCGGCTCGAGGATCGCACCGGTGTTGCGATTATCGACCCCGTGATCGCGACCGGTGCCATGGCCCTTGGGTCGCTGGTCGCCCGGCAAGCCGTCTAA
- a CDS encoding NAD(P)/FAD-dependent oxidoreductase encodes MRIGVIGAGIIGATSALALARAGHEVVIFDRKGVAAETSRGNAGAFAFADIIPLATPGILRKAPKWLLDPLGPLSLPPAYALRIAPWLLRFWRASWRDRYATAVAAQVALMQVSQAALADLLRDYHLQDLIRTDGQLQLYEGEAAFAAAMPGLRVRQQHGIAVDLLTAPAAIAAIQPGLVPRFTHAAFTPAWSNVTDPAIWTEAVLIEAQRLRAKLKIAAVTAITPSDAGVTLATPTGPDRFDRIVLATGAFSNPLLQDMNLRLPLDTERGYNTTLPAGAFDLRTHVTFADHGFVVTRIGDGVRVGGAVELGGMDLPPNMARADALLAKAKRFMPDLVTSGGTQWMGFRPSMPDSLPVIGAHPDDPRIVLAFGHGHLGLTQSAGTARLVADLIAGAPPQIDLTPYRPTRFFGYRA; translated from the coding sequence ATGCGCATTGGCGTGATCGGAGCGGGCATCATCGGCGCCACATCGGCGCTGGCATTGGCCCGTGCGGGACATGAGGTTGTAATTTTCGACCGCAAAGGCGTCGCGGCGGAAACTTCGCGCGGGAATGCGGGGGCGTTTGCCTTTGCCGATATCATCCCGCTGGCCACGCCCGGCATCCTGCGCAAAGCGCCGAAATGGCTGCTCGACCCGCTGGGGCCATTGTCGCTGCCGCCCGCCTATGCGTTGCGCATCGCGCCGTGGCTGCTGCGCTTTTGGCGGGCCAGTTGGCGCGACCGCTATGCTACGGCAGTGGCCGCGCAGGTCGCGCTGATGCAGGTCTCGCAAGCCGCGCTGGCGGATCTGCTGCGTGACTATCACCTGCAAGACCTGATCCGCACCGACGGGCAGTTACAGCTTTACGAGGGCGAGGCCGCCTTTGCCGCCGCCATGCCCGGCTTAAGGGTGCGGCAGCAGCATGGTATCGCCGTCGATCTGCTGACCGCACCTGCCGCCATTGCCGCCATTCAGCCCGGCCTTGTCCCGCGCTTTACCCATGCCGCCTTTACGCCCGCATGGTCGAATGTCACCGACCCCGCCATCTGGACCGAGGCCGTCCTGATCGAGGCGCAGCGCCTGCGCGCCAAACTGAAAATCGCCGCGGTGACGGCCATCACCCCCAGCGATGCCGGCGTGACCCTTGCCACCCCCACCGGCCCAGATCGCTTTGACCGCATCGTCCTTGCGACCGGCGCCTTTAGCAACCCGCTGCTGCAGGACATGAACTTGCGGCTGCCGCTGGATACGGAACGCGGCTATAACACCACCTTGCCCGCTGGCGCCTTTGACCTGCGCACCCATGTGACCTTTGCCGACCACGGCTTTGTCGTCACCCGTATCGGCGATGGAGTCCGTGTCGGCGGTGCGGTGGAACTGGGCGGGATGGACCTGCCGCCCAATATGGCCCGCGCCGATGCGCTGCTGGCAAAGGCAAAGCGCTTTATGCCCGATCTGGTCACCTCTGGCGGGACACAATGGATGGGCTTTCGCCCCTCGATGCCCGACAGCCTGCCGGTGATCGGGGCGCATCCCGATGATCCGCGCATCGTGCTGGCCTTTGGCCACGGCCACCTTGGCCTGACCCAATCAGCGGGCACCGCGCGCCTTGTGGCCGATCTGATCGCGGGTGCCCCGCCCCAGATCGACCTGACCCCCTATCGCCCCACCCGCTTTTTCGGATATCGCGCATGA
- a CDS encoding 4-hydroxyproline epimerase, translating to MTNHTFQCLDGHTCGNPVRLVASGGPQLQGANMIEKRAHFLREFDWVRTGLMFEPRGHDIMSGSILYPPTRPDCDVAVLFIETSGCLPMCGHGTIGTITMAIENGLITPRTPGRLSIEAPAGRVDIEYRQDGRFVEEVRLTNVPSFLHAEGLTAEVEGLGEIVVDVAYGGNFYAIVEPQKNFRDMADYTASDLVTLSPRLRRALNAKYEFIHPETPAINGLSHIQWTGAPTVDGAHARNAVFYGDKAIDRSPCGTGTSARMAQLAAKGKLSVGDAFWHESIIGSIFKGRVEAAAEVAGQPAIIPSIGGWARQTGFNTIFIDDRDPYAHGFVLI from the coding sequence ATGACAAACCATACGTTTCAATGCCTTGACGGCCATACCTGCGGCAACCCCGTCCGCCTTGTTGCCAGCGGCGGCCCGCAGTTGCAGGGCGCGAATATGATTGAAAAGCGCGCCCATTTCCTGCGCGAGTTCGACTGGGTCCGCACCGGCCTGATGTTCGAGCCGCGCGGCCACGACATTATGTCCGGCTCGATCCTTTATCCGCCCACGCGCCCCGATTGCGATGTGGCAGTGCTTTTCATCGAGACCTCGGGCTGTCTGCCGATGTGCGGCCATGGCACGATCGGCACCATCACTATGGCGATTGAAAACGGGTTGATCACCCCCCGCACGCCCGGCCGCCTGTCGATCGAGGCCCCCGCCGGCCGCGTCGATATTGAGTACCGCCAAGACGGCCGCTTTGTCGAAGAGGTGCGCCTGACCAATGTCCCCAGCTTCCTGCATGCCGAAGGCCTGACTGCCGAGGTCGAAGGTCTGGGCGAGATTGTGGTCGATGTCGCCTATGGCGGCAATTTCTATGCGATTGTCGAGCCGCAGAAAAACTTCCGCGACATGGCCGATTATACCGCCAGTGACCTTGTGACCCTCTCGCCGCGCCTGCGCCGCGCGCTGAACGCGAAATACGAATTCATCCACCCCGAAACCCCTGCGATCAATGGCCTCAGCCATATTCAATGGACAGGCGCGCCCACAGTGGATGGGGCCCATGCCCGCAATGCCGTGTTCTATGGTGACAAAGCCATCGACCGCAGCCCCTGCGGCACCGGCACCTCCGCCCGCATGGCGCAGCTTGCGGCCAAGGGAAAACTGAGCGTCGGCGATGCGTTTTGGCACGAGAGCATCATCGGCTCGATCTTTAAGGGTCGCGTCGAGGCAGCGGCCGAGGTTGCGGGCCAGCCGGCGATCATCCCCTCGATCGGTGGCTGGGCGCGGCAGACCGGCTTCAACACGATCTTCATCGACGACCGCGACCCCTATGCGCATGGCTTTGTGCTGATCTGA